Proteins encoded by one window of Aphidius gifuensis isolate YNYX2018 linkage group LG2, ASM1490517v1, whole genome shotgun sequence:
- the LOC122848144 gene encoding probable tRNA (uracil-O(2)-)-methyltransferase translates to MMNFEKLISQDVNATESQFNKAIEIYLNKSHLINRRVLSSKTLYTGQLINDVDNLIDLITNQHITHFFDKDDNIKNIFDHTKALSNEVNPFEQENGIYLYIRKLFPRNQREFSTTFEFSILNREDNSLICIGKKINFFKQRLGLHLAYKIIYNAKNVSIHVDHLNDLVDIGAEWLKDKLFPRLIKWIEFDPKHDSFVDGSLNLVSPEIYADLYNNLKKKYGKELVEKWPECTDPAKFVYEDIAIATYLILLWDNERYNLMLGDKQSFVDLGCGNGLLVYILTSEGHPGFGIDLRKRKIWDLFSGTHLEEKTIIPSSKSLFPDTDWIIGNHSDELTPWIPVIAARSSYKTRFFLLPCCAHEFDGRKFQRPSAAHSQYLGYLKYIKNVCEECGFITNIDKLRIPSTKRICFIGERRSYPRDQTNIQDEKIEKIINERSLQKTDESINNNNDNNNETTNDKWSNDFKPRDSVEKVRNCTQIDKNIQNEIINIVKSELLAKVRIINSDEDDNKKWNAGGQLELAKLATIIPNDLLKKLKNECGGLQTLLRNHSHVFQINNGIVQFKIPGSETIINNKKKRKSVILKVKPCWFFNNHPDGCFVSDEKCNFKH, encoded by the exons atgatgaattttgaaaaattaataagtcaAGATGTCAATGCAACAGAATCTCAATTTAATAAagcaattgaaatatatttaaataaatcacatttaataaatcgtcgagtattatcatcaaaaacacTCTACACTGGACAATTAATcaatgatgttgataatttaatagatCTCATAACAAATCAGCACATTACTCATTTCTTTGATAAAGAtgataacattaaaaatatatttgatcaTACAAAAGCACTGTCGAATGAGGTGAATCCATTTGAACAAGAAAATGGAATATATTTGTacataagaaaattatttccacGAAATCAACGGGAATTTTCGACGACGTTCGAATTTTCCATATTGAATAGAGAAGATAACAGTTTAATTTGCAtcggtaaaaaaataaatttttttaaacaaagacTTGGTCTACACTTggcttataaaataatttataatgctAAAAATGTCAGTATTCATGTTGatcatttaaatgatttagTTGACATTGGTGCTGAATGGTTGAAGGATAAATTATTTCCAAGATTAATAAAATGGATAGAATTTGATCCAAAACATGATTCATTTGTTGATGGATCATTAAATTTAGTATCACCAGAAATATATGCAgatttatataacaatttaaaaaaaaaatatggtaaaGAACTTGTTGAGAAATGGCCTGAATGTACTGATCCAGCAAAATTTGTCTATGAAGATATTGCAATTgcaacatatttaattttactgtgGGATAATGaaagatataatttaatgttaGGAGACAAACAATCATTTGTTGATTTAGGATGTGGCAATGGATTGTTAGTTTATATTCTCACCAGTGAAGGACATCCTGGTTTTGGTATTGATCTTCGTAAACGTAAAATATGGGATTTATTTTCAGGAACACATCTAgag gaaaaaacaattattcctTCATCAAAATCATTATTTCCTGATACCGATTGGATTATTGGTAATCACTCGGATGAATTGACACCTTGGATACCAGTTATTGCAGCTCGTAGTTCTTAtaaaacaagattttttttacttcccTGTTGTGCTCATGAATTTGATGGTAGAAAATTTCAACGACCATCAGCAGCACACAGTCAATATCttggatatttaaaatacataaaaaatgtttgtgaAGAATGTGgatttataacaaatattgataaacttCGTATACCATCAACAAAACGTATTTGTTTTATTGGTGAAAGAAGAAGTTATCCAAGAGATCAGACAAACattcaagatgaaaaaattgaaaaaataattaacgaaCGTTCTTTACAAAAAACAGatgaatcaattaataataataatgataataataatgaaacaacaaatgacaaatggtcaaatgattttaaaccAAGAGATTCTGTTGAAAAAGTTAGAAATTGTActcaaattgataaaaatattcaaaacgaaataattaatatagttAAATCTGAATTATTAGCTAAAGTACGTATTATTAATTctgatgaagatgataataaaaaatggaatgCTGGTGGACAATTAGAACTAGCTAAGCTAGCAACAATAATACCAaatgatttattgaaaaaattaaaaaatgaatgtggTGGATTACAAACATTATTGAGAAATCATAGCCAcgtatttcaaattaataatggtatcgtacaatttaaaattcctGGTAGTGAAacgattataaataataaaaaaaaacgtaaatctGTTATACTTAAAGTTAAGCcttgttggttttttaataatcatccaGATGGTTGCTTTGTTAGTgatgaaaaatgtaattttaaacattaa
- the LOC122848145 gene encoding FAD synthase-like isoform X1, which translates to MIKNCKFIFRNFATSNLQKMALKNYKKTFDNHTAGLIIIGDEILKAQVKDTNSNFMCSLLYECGVKVEKISVIKDDIDTIANEIHEFSERYKYVITSGGIGPTHDDMTFDGLAKAFNDTLDYHPRLFEIIKKLYKTDDKSSPAFKMANIPASSVLNFGKNQQTGELLTFPCVNVENVYVFPGSPVYLEPLFKSLYKELFKTSQSFVKSELFIDAKEELFADALTKVSKEFKDVAFGSYPVTDQCYYKARVTIESNNENTTSKAKDRFCSLVCQKVFVNYDKSPEIDAVDKFYNLIKSCEYSDNYTATIQDIKEIFSEPSEVAIAFDGSIESTVLIHLAHVALEQSKSSGKINAVVFRNEEFYPETDKYIEEISNRYNLQIKNLSMPLKDALENLKTLDNKNIKILLLGIKSKDKTTGIFHKLYSDSKLPISIACPLIGWTSENLWALAKSLSLPYCPLYDKGFSCIGDKTTTKPDSKLIIDKVEGRTIYLPAWKLQN; encoded by the exons atgattaaaaattgtaaatttatatttcgtaATTTTGCAACaagtaatttacaaaaaatggcattaaaaaattataaaaaaacatttgataatCATACTGCTGGATTAATAA TTATTggtgatgaaattttaaaggCACAAGTAAAAGACACAAATTCAAATTTCATGTGTTCACTACTTTACGAGTGTGGAgtcaaagttgaaaaaatatcagttataAAAGATGACATTGATACAATTGCAAATGAAATACATGAATTTTCTGAAAGATACAAGTATGTTATAACATCTGGTGGAATTGGACCAACACATGATGACATGACATTTGATGGATTGGCCAAAGCATTCAACGACACCTTGGATTATCATCCTCGTctctttgaaattattaaaaaattatataaaacagaTGACAAATCTTCACCAGCTTTTAAAATGGCAAAT atacCTGCAAGTTCTGTATTgaattttggaaaaaatcaacaaactggagaattattaacatttccATGTGTTAATGTTGAAAATGTTTATGTCTTTCCAGGATCACCAGTTTATCTTGAgccattatttaaaagtttatacaAG gaattatttaaaacatcacAGTCATTTGTTAAAAGCGAGCTATTTATTGATGCCAAGGAAGAATTATTTGCAGATGCATTAACAAAAGTGTCAAAAGAATTTAAAGATGTTGCATTTGGTTCTTATCCAGTAACTGATcaatg TTATTACAAAGCTCGAGTAACAATTGAAAgtaacaatgaaaatacaacGTCAAAAGCTAAAGATAGATTTTGCAGTCTTGTTTGTCAAAaagtttttgttaattatgataaatcaCCAGAGATTGACgcagttgataaattttataatctcATTAAAAGTTGTGAATATTCAGACAATTATACTGCTACAATTCAAGatattaa agaAATTTTTAGTGAACCAAGTGAAGTTGCAATTGCATTTGATGGAAGTATTGAATCAACTGTTCTTATTCATCTTGCACATGTTGCTCTTGAACAATCGAAATCATCAGGCAAAATTAATGCAGTTGTATTTCGAAATGAAGAATTTTATCCAGAGactgataaatatattgaagaaaTTTCGAATCG atataatttgcaaattaaaaacttGTCAATGCCACTGAAAGATGCTCTAGAAAATCTCAAAACATtggacaataaaaatataaaaatattactactTGGCATAAAATCGAAGGACAAAACAACTGGTATTTTCCATAAACTTTATTCTGATTCAAAATTACCAATATCCATTGCATGCCCATTAATCGGCTGGACAAGTGAAAATTTATGGGCACTTGCTAAATCTCTGAGTCTTCCATATTGCCCATTATACGACAAAgg tTTCAGCTGTATCGGTGATAAAACCACAACAAAACCagattcaaaattaataatagacAAAGTTGAAGGAAGAACAATATATCTGCCAGCTTggaaattacaaaattaa
- the LOC122848145 gene encoding FAD synthase-like isoform X2: MCSLLYECGVKVEKISVIKDDIDTIANEIHEFSERYKYVITSGGIGPTHDDMTFDGLAKAFNDTLDYHPRLFEIIKKLYKTDDKSSPAFKMANIPASSVLNFGKNQQTGELLTFPCVNVENVYVFPGSPVYLEPLFKSLYKELFKTSQSFVKSELFIDAKEELFADALTKVSKEFKDVAFGSYPVTDQCYYKARVTIESNNENTTSKAKDRFCSLVCQKVFVNYDKSPEIDAVDKFYNLIKSCEYSDNYTATIQDIKEIFSEPSEVAIAFDGSIESTVLIHLAHVALEQSKSSGKINAVVFRNEEFYPETDKYIEEISNRYNLQIKNLSMPLKDALENLKTLDNKNIKILLLGIKSKDKTTGIFHKLYSDSKLPISIACPLIGWTSENLWALAKSLSLPYCPLYDKGFSCIGDKTTTKPDSKLIIDKVEGRTIYLPAWKLQN; this comes from the exons ATGTGTTCACTACTTTACGAGTGTGGAgtcaaagttgaaaaaatatcagttataAAAGATGACATTGATACAATTGCAAATGAAATACATGAATTTTCTGAAAGATACAAGTATGTTATAACATCTGGTGGAATTGGACCAACACATGATGACATGACATTTGATGGATTGGCCAAAGCATTCAACGACACCTTGGATTATCATCCTCGTctctttgaaattattaaaaaattatataaaacagaTGACAAATCTTCACCAGCTTTTAAAATGGCAAAT atacCTGCAAGTTCTGTATTgaattttggaaaaaatcaacaaactggagaattattaacatttccATGTGTTAATGTTGAAAATGTTTATGTCTTTCCAGGATCACCAGTTTATCTTGAgccattatttaaaagtttatacaAG gaattatttaaaacatcacAGTCATTTGTTAAAAGCGAGCTATTTATTGATGCCAAGGAAGAATTATTTGCAGATGCATTAACAAAAGTGTCAAAAGAATTTAAAGATGTTGCATTTGGTTCTTATCCAGTAACTGATcaatg TTATTACAAAGCTCGAGTAACAATTGAAAgtaacaatgaaaatacaacGTCAAAAGCTAAAGATAGATTTTGCAGTCTTGTTTGTCAAAaagtttttgttaattatgataaatcaCCAGAGATTGACgcagttgataaattttataatctcATTAAAAGTTGTGAATATTCAGACAATTATACTGCTACAATTCAAGatattaa agaAATTTTTAGTGAACCAAGTGAAGTTGCAATTGCATTTGATGGAAGTATTGAATCAACTGTTCTTATTCATCTTGCACATGTTGCTCTTGAACAATCGAAATCATCAGGCAAAATTAATGCAGTTGTATTTCGAAATGAAGAATTTTATCCAGAGactgataaatatattgaagaaaTTTCGAATCG atataatttgcaaattaaaaacttGTCAATGCCACTGAAAGATGCTCTAGAAAATCTCAAAACATtggacaataaaaatataaaaatattactactTGGCATAAAATCGAAGGACAAAACAACTGGTATTTTCCATAAACTTTATTCTGATTCAAAATTACCAATATCCATTGCATGCCCATTAATCGGCTGGACAAGTGAAAATTTATGGGCACTTGCTAAATCTCTGAGTCTTCCATATTGCCCATTATACGACAAAgg tTTCAGCTGTATCGGTGATAAAACCACAACAAAACCagattcaaaattaataatagacAAAGTTGAAGGAAGAACAATATATCTGCCAGCTTggaaattacaaaattaa
- the LOC122849338 gene encoding putative protein TPRXL encodes MADDSDENSSDDFTENKIISRSSHRINRCAEWLSQPQRTSTRSRRAGERSDDCEQPTYAQVVASSSSSSRRLSTQPIQQSSSIQNRPTVPSTRSRRSGERSNDCAQPTPAQQLLPSSSSSFSRRVSTQPIQQSLSIQNQPVVPSTRRTRISHARSSDYVQPTHAQQLLPSSSSSSSSRRLSTQQSRHTHEQQPRQLYERTPAQPTRQLSDFILPSSSNRDVDELSDKLSEKLSTTSSSKKSSEKTSTSSSSSTISFVPRRIIPPPMTPSQFSDNNNDKTNSDIDSQTIKSTGSFNNKKIVGKRQCHDCSKYSHGTKNSKKCSMNKENFDENIKNDERILRKMNRPYQVSC; translated from the exons ATGGCAGATGATAGTGATGAAAACAGCAGTGATGATTTTAcggaaaataaaatcatttctCGCTCTTCCCACAGAATAAACAGATGTGCAGAATGGTTGTCTCAACCACAACGAACATCAACAAGATCAAGAAGAGCAGGTGAaag atctGATGATTGTGAGCAACCAACATATGCACAAGTGGtggcatcatcatcatcatcttcaaggAGATTATCAACTCAGCCAATACAgcaatcatcatcaatacaaAATCGACCAACTGTACCATCAACACGATCAAGAAGATCAGGCGAAAg atcAAATGATTGTGCACAACCAACACCTGCACAACAATTATTACCATCATCGTCTTCATCATTTTCAAGAAGAGTATCAACACAGCCAATACAACAATCATTATCAATACAAAACCAACCAGTTGTACCATCAACACGTCGAACAAGAATATCACATGCaag atcCAGTGATTATGTACAACCAACACATGCACAACAAttattaccatcatcatcttcatcatcttcttcgAGAAGATTATCAACACAACAATCTCGACATACACACGAACAACAACCACGTCAATTATACGAAAGAACACCAGCACAACCAACAAGACAATTATCAGATTTTATATTACCAAGTTCAAGCAACCGAGATGTTGATGAATTATCAGATAaattatcagaaaaattatcaacaacatcttcatcaaaaaaatcaagtgaaaaaacatcaacatcatcatcatcatcaacaataagtTTTGTACCACGTAGAATAATACCACCACCAATGACTCCAAGTCAGTTTagtgacaataataatgataaaactaATAGTGATATTGATAGtcaaacaattaaaagtactggatcttttaataataaaaaaattgttggaaaACGTCAATGTCATGATTGCAGCAAATATAGTCATGGTactaaaaatagtaaaaaatgttcaatgaacaaagaaaattttgatgaaaatatcaaaaatgatGAGagaatattaagaaaaatgaACAGACCATATCAA GTGTcatgttaa
- the LOC122848146 gene encoding uncharacterized protein LOC122848146, producing MMNIKLGIYFGLLFIVAACLAEECVKPTLFADSMNYCVNTLHHGRTAFEKLKKNPKIKTCGVIQLKLCLMKQYNYMTNGKINGSNQEAFINAHVKDKDVAERINKANEACRIYANTKKLERKVANRFYDCIHEKPEILDLIYEKLCIKFPNLNGTTVIPTVDNSVTENSLNNELETDDDNDD from the exons ATGATGAATATTAAACTTGGAATATATtttggtttattatttattgtt gcAGCCTGTCTCGCTGAAGAATGTGTAAAGCCTACACTATTCGCTGACAGTATGAACTATTGTGTAAATACACTGCACCATGGTCGAACtgcatttgaaaaattgaaaaaaaatccaaaaataaaaacgtgtGGAGTTATCCAGCTGAAATTATGTCTAatgaaacaatataattat ATGACAAATGGCAAAATCAATGGCTCCAATCAAGAAGCATTCATCAATGCTCATGTCAAGGATAAGGATGTTGCTGAACGTATCAATAAAGCTAACGAAGCATGCAGAATTTACg CAAACACCAAGAAGCTCGAGAGAAAAGTAGCTAATCGTTTCTACGATTGCATCCATGAAAAGCCCGAAATATTGGATTTAATTTAcgaaaaattatgtattaaaTTTCCAAATTTAAATGGCACCACAGTAATTCCTACTGTTGATAATTCTGTCACTGAAAATTCTTTGAATAATGAATTGGaaactgatgatgataatgatgattaa
- the LOC122849339 gene encoding solute carrier family 22 member 15-like, whose protein sequence is MMSTDRYGNPRPMPVDIVDKLIGSGRWQLLLTVLLSFCTFTHMLNTGTEALMRPDGWWCKKPTFLNNWTNAQWISYSHSSDSCVGVCNRNLWDHQVLADGHFQGCEIYDIDYKILIDVNYNDRPPMTTNKKITCPYGIYYSSLGGQSLAQKFNRGCLDGKVMSNMWQSSSTFGRIIGYIFMGILGDWIGRKPVILISCGLAPITALIVALSNTYSLFVVSSLINGFFDGGFSLPLVLIMEISTNEHRSGLLVIGCCCFALGIGLTPSINNLFHSYDLMVVLLNTTLLAIFPFKNIIPESPSWLFCKNKLPELKSISLLSSKMNKKKVTNYDNYRIIYYGPERHKLPKKKLNLWNLLFEPETACEIMGLIYLTGLFALIFGSSYYSILANVTKSQLANYLLAISTMIGTSTGQFCLLLMGHRKILLISILMLLISSLMLLIDFHNDKVSDTGPIATFLLINIAVVSLSYGVLLNYNTRTVPTLLRGSLSGILRGTWGLFVWIGNHDYVKFPTTAFGIIMACVLATLFCLNIQDLYHRELPDTMSDSINFRLKSKPKRWKIEEFNE, encoded by the exons ATGATGTCAACCGATAGATATGG taATCCAAGACCAATGCctgttgatattgttgataaactaATTGGCTCTGGTCGTtggcaattattattaacagtaCTATTAAGTTTTTGTACATTTACACATATGTTAAATACTGGAACTGAAGCATTGATGCGTCCAGATGGTTGGTGGTGTAAAAAgccaacatttttaaataactggACAAATGCCCAGTGGATTAGTTACAGTCACAGTTCAGATTCA TGTGTTGGTGTTTGTAACAGAAATCTGTGGGACCATCAAGTTCTCGCTGATGGTCATTTTCAAGGTTGTGAAATTTAtgatattgattataaaattttgattgatGTGAATTACAATGACAGACCACCAatgacaacaaataaaaaaataacttgtcCATATGGCATTTATTACAGTTCACTTGGTGGTCAAAGTCTTGCTCAAAAG tttaATAGAGGATGTTTGGATGGAAAAGTAATGTCAAATATGTGGCAATCATCAAGTACATTTGGTAGAATAATTGGTTACATATTTATGGGAATTCTCGGTGATTGGATTGGTAGAAAACCTGTTATACTTATCTCATGTGGTCTTGCACCAATAACAGCTTTAATTGTTGCACTATCAAATACATATAGTCTTTTTGTTGTATCAAGTCTTATCAATGGTTTTTTTGACGGTGGTTTTTCTCTGCCACTTGTTCTCATCATGGAAATAAGTACAAATGAACACAGGTCTGGTTTACTTGTCATTGGCTGTTGTTGCTTTGCCCTAGGAATCG GTTTAACACcgtcaattaataatttatttcattcatatGATTTGATGGTAGTTTTGTTAAACACAACTCTCCTTGCAATATTTCCgttcaaaaatataatcccCGAATCACCAAGTTGgctattttgtaaaaataaattacctgaACTAAAAagtatatcattattatcatcaaaaatgaataaaaaaaaagtaacaaattatgataattatcgtataatttattatggtCCAGAAAGACATAAAttaccaaagaaaaaattaaatttgtggAATTTATTATTCGAGCCAGAGACAGCATGTGAAATAATGGGATTGATATATTTAACTGGTTTATTTGCACTGATATTTGGATCAtcatattattcaatattagcAAATGTTACAAAATCACAATTAGCAAATTATTTGTTGGCAATATCAACAATGATTGGTACATCAACTGGacaattttgtttgttattgatgggacatagaaaaatattgttaatatcaattttaatgttgttgataAGTTCATTGATGTTACTGATTGATTTTCACAATGATAAAGTATCTGATACTGGACCAATAGCAAcatttcttttgataaatattgctGTTGTTAGTTTGAGTTATGGTGTGCTACTTAATTATAATACAAGAACAGTACCAACATTATTACGCGGCAGTTTATCTGGTATTTTACGTGGTACTTGGGGACTTTTTGTCTGGATCGGTAATCATGATTATGTTAAATTTCCAACAACTGCATTTGGTATTATAATGGCTTGTGTTCTTGCAACATTATTTTGTCTCAATATACAAGATTTATATCATCGTGAATTGCCGGATACTATGTCAGACTCCATCAACTTCAGact aaaatCAAAACCAAAACGATGGAAAATTGAAGAATTTAatgagtaa